The Clarias gariepinus isolate MV-2021 ecotype Netherlands chromosome 4, CGAR_prim_01v2, whole genome shotgun sequence genome window below encodes:
- the si:dkey-23o4.6 gene encoding LOW QUALITY PROTEIN: retinol dehydrogenase 13 (The sequence of the model RefSeq protein was modified relative to this genomic sequence to represent the inferred CDS: deleted 4 bases in 3 codons; substituted 2 bases at 2 genomic stop codons): protein MYDECNSFPQACQDGLLTFPEIARAQVILTAEQRERPLYPAVTLRTLFNAHTGVLSPAGFLLIQKWIACGICTSHARFNGKSVLITGANTSIDKETAEDMCHLGASVVMACWYQAQAEMVGQKIXQYTENGNVAIXHLNLALLYSIHEFVKEFLATGERLDILINKTGVMITEKGFETQLAVNHLLTGLLLGIFKSSTASHVMNVSIIAHSKGRIYFDEFIMTVEIIILRFSFCVEKINKRPYNSLDRYSTQSKLANVLLFPRELGQQPNGKM from the exons ATGTATGACGAGTGTAACTCCTTCCCACAAGCATGTCAAGACGGTTTATTGACGTTTCCTGAAATTGCACGAGCTCAAGTAATTCTGACGGCGGAACAGCGCGAGCGGCCGCTTTACCCCGCTGTAACCCTCCGCACTTTGTTCAATGCGCACACTGGG GTTCTTTCCCCTGCAGGCTTTTTGCTGATTCAGAAATGGATTGCTTGTGGCATATGCACAAGTCATGCTCGCTTTAATGGAAAAAGC GTATTGATTACTGGGGCCAACACTAGTATTGACAAGGAAACAGCAGAGGATATGTGTCATTTAG GAGCTTCAGTAGTGATGGCCTGTTGGTATCAGGCACAGGCTGAAATGGTGGGGCAAAAGATTTGACAATATACA GAAAATGGGAATGTGGCCATCTGACACCTAAATTTAGCCTTACTTTATTCCATTCATGAGTTTGTTAAAGAATTCTTGGCCACTGGGGAAAGACTGGATATTCTTATCAATAA AACAGGTGTAATGATCACAGAGAAAGGCTTTGAGACGCAGCTAGCTGTTAATCACCTGCTTACGGGTCTTCTGTTGGGAATTTTTAAGAGCTCCACCGCGAGCCATGTGATGAATGTGTCCATTATTGCACAT AGCAAAGGGAGAATTTATTTTGATGAATTTATTATGACCGTTGAAATCATAATTTtacgtttttctttttgtgtagAAAAGATTAACAAGAGGCCATACAACTCTCTGGAtaggtacagtaca cagagcAAACTGGCCAATGTGCTTTTGTTCCCCAGAGAACTTGGTCAGCAGCCAAATGGTAAAATGTAG